One part of the Dehalobacter sp. genome encodes these proteins:
- the rpmI gene encoding 50S ribosomal protein L35 translates to MPKMKTHRGAAKRIKKTATGKIVCYHAYKSHILEKKSPKRKRNLRKAAVMHSTDAKRIARLIAYVK, encoded by the coding sequence ATGCCTAAAATGAAAACACATCGTGGAGCTGCCAAGCGTATTAAGAAAACGGCTACCGGCAAAATTGTTTGTTATCATGCGTATAAAAGCCATATCCTGGAGAAGAAGTCGCCAAAGCGTAAACGGAATCTTCGCAAAGCGGCGGTTATGCATAGTACCGACGCGAAGCGTATTGCTCGTCTGATCGCTTATGTTAAATAA
- the rplT gene encoding 50S ribosomal protein L20: MARVKRGVRAHERHKKILKLARGYRGRKSKLFRMAKQQVVKSMAYAYVHRKQRRRDFRKLWITRINAAARMNNITYNRLMYGLKLANVNINRKMLADLAVNDPAAFTKLVEVAQSKLENTHAKAQANA, translated from the coding sequence ATGGCCCGTGTAAAAAGAGGCGTCAGAGCACATGAACGCCATAAAAAAATATTAAAATTAGCCAGAGGATATAGAGGACGTAAGAGCAAACTTTTCAGAATGGCCAAACAGCAAGTCGTTAAATCGATGGCGTATGCTTATGTTCACCGCAAACAGAGAAGACGCGATTTTCGCAAACTGTGGATCACCAGGATTAATGCAGCTGCCCGAATGAATAACATTACGTATAACCGGCTGATGTACGGTCTGAAGCTGGCCAATGTCAATATCAACCGCAAAATGCTGGCCGATTTGGCAGTCAATGATCCTGCAGCTTTTACCAAACTTGTAGAAGTTGCCCAAAGCAAACTTGAAAACACCCATGCAAAAGCTCAGGCAAATGCTTAA